A genomic window from Candidatus Bathyarchaeota archaeon includes:
- a CDS encoding desulfoferrodoxin FeS4 iron-binding domain-containing protein, with product MTEEGQVYLCEICGNKVKILDAGAGTLVCCGENMTLVE from the coding sequence TTGACAGAAGAAGGACAAGTATACCTTTGTGAAATTTGTGGAAACAAAGTAAAAATTCTAGATGCTGGTGCTGGAACCCTAGTTTGTTGCGGAGAAAACATGACTCTTGTCGAGTAA